The Methanobacterium lacus genome includes a region encoding these proteins:
- the fwdF gene encoding tungsten-dependent formylmethanofuran dehydrogenase subunit FwdF: MSSLERNGDEIRSLKHSNEKCVGCGICSSICPTKSINNGPVLPIARGLVDMDYININKNSCCLCGLCAAACPFDALEFKIDGEDIKKMDEYPKWIKDAAIDSEACIYCKACETACPQDAIRVQRTLPKREDLVIGEIGVDQDKCISCKICEELCPGDAITVQKTGRNEYETVVDEDKCVYCLVCKRACPTDAIKAVCSSCAYQDYKFDPETFKTHGNTILNPDSCVNCGWCQEICPVDAAVVTKPFEGEASFDDEAECKGDSCHACQDVCPCNAIEIVDGKSVIDQRVCVLCGACANVCPQKCIQINRTKINLENVRSKSWNNILSNLTSGTGK; the protein is encoded by the coding sequence ATGAGTTCTTTAGAGAGGAATGGAGATGAAATTCGTTCCCTAAAACATAGCAATGAAAAATGTGTTGGTTGTGGAATATGCTCCAGTATATGTCCAACTAAGTCCATCAATAATGGGCCAGTACTACCAATAGCACGTGGTCTAGTGGATATGGACTACATTAACATTAATAAAAATAGTTGTTGTTTATGCGGACTTTGCGCAGCAGCATGTCCATTTGATGCCCTTGAATTTAAAATTGATGGCGAAGATATCAAGAAAATGGATGAATATCCTAAGTGGATCAAAGATGCAGCAATTGATTCTGAAGCATGTATTTACTGTAAAGCTTGTGAAACAGCTTGCCCCCAGGACGCCATCCGAGTACAAAGAACCCTTCCAAAACGAGAAGATCTTGTAATTGGAGAGATCGGAGTGGACCAAGACAAATGTATCAGCTGCAAAATCTGTGAAGAACTTTGTCCAGGCGATGCAATAACCGTTCAAAAAACTGGCAGAAATGAATATGAAACAGTTGTTGACGAAGATAAATGCGTATACTGCTTAGTATGTAAGAGAGCATGCCCCACAGATGCAATTAAAGCCGTGTGTAGCTCATGTGCTTATCAAGATTATAAATTTGACCCTGAAACATTTAAAACTCATGGTAACACAATTTTAAATCCTGATTCTTGTGTTAACTGTGGATGGTGTCAGGAGATATGTCCTGTAGACGCTGCGGTTGTGACTAAGCCATTTGAAGGAGAAGCTTCTTTCGATGATGAAGCAGAATGTAAAGGGGATTCATGTCATGCATGCCAAGATGTCTGTCCATGTAACGCCATTGAAATTGTTGATGGTAAATCTGTGATAGATCAAAGGGTCTGTGTGTTATGTGGTGCTTGTGCAAATGTCTGCCCACAAAAATGTATCCAGATCAACAGGACCAAGATCAACCTTGAAAATGTACGTTCTAAATCATGGAACAACATACTTTCCAATTTAACTTCAGGAACTGGAAAGTAA
- a CDS encoding DUF2097 family protein — protein sequence MEKEITLNQDELIEYVKNEVKTYDTLEISYNRIFLPTEVIDIEHYVDENELESLNLVLQVNGELLNDTIQLDLIEIKEEIVEIRHIKNEDDLTVLVVEDV from the coding sequence ATGGAAAAAGAGATCACACTAAACCAAGATGAACTTATTGAATACGTTAAAAACGAAGTAAAAACGTATGATACACTTGAAATTTCCTATAACCGAATATTTTTACCAACAGAAGTAATTGATATAGAACATTATGTGGATGAAAATGAATTGGAAAGTTTGAACTTGGTTCTTCAGGTGAATGGTGAACTTTTAAATGACACCATACAGCTGGATCTAATAGAGATTAAGGAAGAAATTGTTGAGATAAGGCATATTAAAAATGAGGATGATTTAACAGTCCTTGTTGTTGAAGATGTCTAA
- a CDS encoding formylmethanofuran dehydrogenase subunit A has protein sequence MEYVLKNGIVYDPANKVAGEKKDVMFKDGKIVDSVSADAKVLDVTDKIVMPAGIDPHAHVAGPKLVVGRIYRPEDSRKGVTHKTDVLRSESGFSIPSCPSTGYRYSRMGYGTVVEAAVPPLEAKHTHEEINSIPNLDIVPLSLFGNNWFVLQYAKQNQIEDLAGFVAAWLRLAKCYGVKIVNPCGSEAWGWGMNVHGLDDPAPYWDVTGREVVTALAKANEMLGLPHSVHVHPNDLGHPGNYPTTVSTMDALKDIEKNSTVRGQTMHLTHAQFHAYGGTSWRDADSGADHIADYVNSNDHVTIDVGQVTLDETTTMTADAPMEFDLYKLSGLKWANKDVELETAAGIVPVIYSGKAPVNSLQWAIGLELFLKVNDPWKVCLTTDHPNAGPFIRYPRIISWLMSNERRQEMMDNREVHPWSHRRTSLASLEREYDFNEIATITRAGPAKIYGFQDRGALTPGFNADIAVFDINPNDIDPSRNPEAIEKGFGSAMYTIKDGEILVKDGEIVKVVKSHTLWTDVKGMEEQEKTVMDRVMPDFTKYYTVKFENYQVHDKYLPNPIVTEVQAGK, from the coding sequence ATGGAATACGTACTAAAAAACGGTATTGTTTACGATCCTGCGAATAAAGTAGCAGGAGAGAAAAAGGACGTAATGTTCAAGGACGGAAAAATCGTAGATTCAGTTTCTGCCGATGCTAAAGTTCTAGATGTTACAGATAAGATTGTGATGCCTGCAGGTATTGATCCTCACGCACATGTTGCAGGACCAAAACTTGTTGTAGGTAGAATATACAGGCCTGAAGACTCAAGAAAGGGTGTTACACACAAAACAGATGTTTTAAGGTCAGAAAGTGGATTTTCTATACCAAGCTGTCCATCAACAGGATACAGATACTCCCGAATGGGATATGGAACTGTTGTAGAAGCTGCTGTACCTCCACTAGAAGCTAAACACACTCACGAAGAAATCAATTCCATACCAAACTTGGATATTGTACCATTATCATTGTTTGGTAACAACTGGTTTGTATTGCAGTACGCAAAACAGAACCAAATTGAAGATTTGGCAGGATTTGTAGCCGCATGGTTAAGGCTCGCCAAATGCTACGGTGTTAAAATAGTTAACCCATGTGGAAGTGAAGCATGGGGTTGGGGAATGAACGTTCACGGACTGGATGACCCTGCTCCATACTGGGATGTAACAGGAAGAGAAGTTGTTACAGCACTAGCAAAAGCAAACGAAATGTTAGGACTACCACATTCTGTACATGTTCACCCTAACGATCTTGGACATCCAGGAAACTACCCAACAACTGTTTCAACTATGGATGCACTCAAAGACATAGAAAAGAACAGCACTGTAAGGGGCCAGACAATGCACTTAACCCACGCTCAATTCCACGCATACGGTGGAACAAGCTGGAGAGATGCAGATTCTGGTGCAGACCACATTGCAGACTATGTCAACAGCAATGACCATGTGACCATAGATGTTGGACAGGTAACCTTAGATGAAACAACAACTATGACTGCAGATGCTCCTATGGAGTTTGATTTGTACAAGTTAAGCGGATTAAAATGGGCTAACAAAGATGTAGAACTTGAAACTGCAGCAGGAATTGTTCCAGTTATCTACTCTGGAAAAGCACCAGTTAACTCACTACAATGGGCTATTGGATTAGAATTATTCCTAAAAGTCAATGATCCTTGGAAGGTATGTTTAACAACTGACCATCCTAACGCTGGTCCATTCATACGTTATCCAAGAATTATCTCCTGGTTGATGAGTAATGAAAGAAGACAGGAAATGATGGATAACAGAGAAGTTCACCCATGGTCACACAGAAGAACCTCTCTAGCTTCACTAGAAAGGGAATATGATTTCAATGAAATCGCAACCATTACTAGGGCAGGTCCTGCTAAGATCTACGGATTCCAAGACAGAGGTGCACTCACACCAGGATTCAATGCAGACATTGCTGTATTTGACATAAACCCTAACGATATTGATCCATCAAGGAACCCTGAAGCAATAGAAAAAGGATTCGGTAGTGCAATGTACACTATAAAAGATGGTGAAATATTAGTTAAAGACGGTGAAATCGTAAAGGTTGTAAAGAGTCATACTTTATGGACCGACGTAAAAGGAATGGAAGAACAAGAAAAAACAGTTATGGACAGGGTAATGCCGGACTTCACAAAATACTACACAGTTAAGTTTGAAAACTACCAGGTTCACGACAAGTACTTACCAAATCCAATCGTGACTGAAGTCCAAGCAGGTAAATAG
- a CDS encoding 4Fe-4S binding protein translates to MPVTIDTEKCGKIQNCPGEGLCIKICEKGALVEEDGDVVLVPENCDDCDLCIQNCPNQAISKV, encoded by the coding sequence ATGCCAGTAACAATAGACACAGAAAAGTGCGGTAAAATTCAAAATTGCCCTGGAGAAGGACTTTGCATTAAAATATGTGAAAAAGGGGCCCTTGTAGAAGAAGATGGAGATGTTGTATTAGTACCTGAAAATTGCGATGACTGCGATTTATGTATCCAGAACTGTCCAAATCAAGCAATTTCTAAGGTATGA
- a CDS encoding formylmethanofuran dehydrogenase subunit C, whose translation MKTITFNQKKTSQISLEFDELIPDEIYSWEKADFEKYMVPIGNSRFPLTDYFDIEVEGSAESPEEIKMILNGDYGRVKYIGTKMGAGEIIVNGPVDLHCGSQMKGGSILVNGDAESYAGREMEGGSLTIMGNTREFCGCSYIGDWRGMNGGTITIHGNAGKQLGECLSGGSIYVKGDCDILAGIHMTKGFIQIDGDVTRWPGGQMKNGDIVINGELGRLLEGFVQEDIIENPEIDGKDFSGKYIKYVGDIALNGKGRLWLDAEKNRHLLY comes from the coding sequence TTGAAAACAATTACTTTTAACCAAAAAAAGACTTCTCAAATTTCTCTGGAATTCGATGAATTAATTCCCGATGAAATATACAGCTGGGAAAAAGCAGATTTTGAGAAATACATGGTTCCAATAGGAAACTCAAGATTTCCATTGACTGACTACTTTGACATAGAAGTAGAAGGTTCTGCAGAATCTCCAGAAGAAATTAAAATGATACTCAATGGAGACTACGGCAGGGTAAAATATATCGGAACTAAAATGGGTGCAGGAGAAATTATTGTCAACGGTCCAGTAGATCTTCACTGCGGATCCCAGATGAAAGGCGGTTCCATACTTGTAAATGGAGATGCTGAAAGTTACGCAGGCAGGGAAATGGAAGGCGGATCACTAACCATCATGGGTAACACCAGAGAATTCTGCGGATGTTCCTACATTGGGGACTGGAGAGGAATGAACGGTGGAACCATAACCATCCATGGAAATGCAGGTAAACAGCTCGGAGAATGTTTATCCGGAGGATCAATCTACGTCAAAGGCGACTGTGATATCCTCGCAGGTATCCACATGACCAAAGGTTTCATACAGATCGATGGTGATGTTACAAGATGGCCTGGCGGACAGATGAAAAACGGGGACATCGTAATAAACGGTGAACTTGGAAGACTCCTTGAAGGATTTGTACAAGAAGATATAATTGAGAATCCTGAAATCGATGGTAAGGACTTCAGTGGAAAATACATCAAGTACGTTGGAGACATTGCATTGAATGGAAAAGGAAGATTATGGTTAGATGCCGAGAAAAATAGGCATCTACTCTACTAA
- a CDS encoding DUF2097 domain-containing protein, protein MEKILKMDCDEAISYVKDNVNDYDYLELSYNRVFTPGEVISVETDHLKGKDVCNVMIQVKGDTVRNTILIDLEEVKDDLIEMRHVPKDKEEGILIEIERCEI, encoded by the coding sequence TTGGAGAAAATATTGAAAATGGATTGTGATGAAGCAATAAGCTACGTGAAAGATAATGTCAACGATTATGATTACTTGGAATTATCATACAACCGAGTATTCACTCCGGGAGAAGTTATAAGTGTCGAAACAGACCATCTAAAAGGAAAAGATGTGTGCAACGTCATGATTCAAGTAAAAGGTGACACAGTAAGAAATACGATCCTGATTGATTTAGAAGAAGTTAAGGATGATCTTATTGAGATGAGGCATGTTCCTAAAGATAAGGAGGAAGGCATCCTTATTGAGATTGAAAGATGTGAAATTTAA
- a CDS encoding TOBE domain-containing protein yields the protein MDRTKNGPQYRLKFDDKIILLNKKKFNLLENIDECGSIMKASKKVNIPYRSALKYIEELENESNKSIVSTQRGGKGGGGESKLTENGKSILKEYRKVESILKMHDDVNEIESNIVDIDQKNKIANIKLNNENVVLPLRGNFEVGDKVLVLISPEDVFVMLEPQESSVRNIFPGKIIGMELKNHLVRLNVDTGEITLFVDVTEYSREKLNLTLGKDIYIGFKAAAIAMVKI from the coding sequence ATGGACAGAACAAAGAATGGACCACAATATAGGCTTAAATTTGATGATAAAATAATATTGTTGAATAAGAAGAAGTTTAATTTATTAGAAAATATTGATGAGTGCGGTTCCATAATGAAGGCATCCAAAAAGGTGAACATCCCCTACCGAAGTGCACTTAAATATATTGAAGAACTTGAAAATGAAAGTAACAAAAGCATAGTTTCGACCCAAAGAGGTGGAAAAGGTGGAGGGGGAGAAAGTAAACTCACTGAAAACGGCAAATCCATCTTGAAAGAGTACAGAAAAGTGGAAAGCATTCTAAAGATGCATGACGATGTTAATGAAATTGAAAGTAACATAGTTGATATTGATCAAAAAAATAAAATTGCCAACATCAAACTCAACAACGAAAATGTTGTTCTTCCACTCAGGGGAAACTTCGAAGTAGGAGACAAAGTTTTAGTTTTAATCAGCCCAGAAGACGTTTTTGTAATGTTAGAACCCCAAGAATCCAGTGTCAGGAATATTTTCCCGGGGAAAATAATAGGAATGGAACTTAAAAACCATCTTGTGCGATTAAATGTTGATACTGGTGAAATAACTCTCTTTGTTGATGTAACAGAATATTCGAGAGAAAAATTAAATCTAACCCTAGGTAAAGATATTTATATCGGCTTTAAAGCAGCAGCAATAGCCATGGTTAAAATTTAA
- a CDS encoding TOBE domain-containing protein, whose amino-acid sequence MKISARNVFEGEVKNIEIGAIMSNVKIEVTSPEVITAIITKESVEKLGLKEGDKVSAIIKSTEVMVAKD is encoded by the coding sequence ATGAAAATTAGTGCAAGGAATGTATTTGAAGGTGAGGTAAAGAACATAGAAATTGGAGCAATAATGTCCAACGTGAAAATCGAAGTCACATCTCCCGAGGTCATTACTGCAATAATAACCAAAGAATCCGTTGAAAAACTTGGCCTCAAAGAAGGAGACAAAGTCTCTGCAATAATCAAATCCACTGAAGTCATGGTTGCAAAGGATTAA
- the wtpA gene encoding tungstate ABC transporter substrate-binding protein WtpA, translating into MDKKIIIFVIVAIAIVGIGVYGYGVYSSGSENGTLVIYAASSLAGQMNQTAAKFESQHPNVKVQIKYGGSSDLINQITTLNQSVDIMASADYGLIDKNLMPNYTSYNLKNGRNEMVIAYTDKSKNSSQINGENWYQIFSQNNVSVGIADPNSAPAGYRGVMMMQLASTYYNDSTLFDTVIGQNTAITSEQNGSKTVINSPTNIDPTSKIVVRPAVGDLMPVLQSGAVDYILVYKSDADQQQSSGVKYVTLPPELALSNTTYEPVYKNISMVQFSGTNKSKTIGLTPIVYGITILNNAPNKQLATDFLQLLLSPEGIQITKSNFIDPISPAEATINSTNIPSQLQQYVKMP; encoded by the coding sequence ATGGATAAAAAAATTATAATATTTGTGATTGTAGCGATTGCAATTGTTGGAATCGGTGTTTACGGATACGGAGTATACAGTTCCGGCTCTGAAAATGGAACCCTAGTAATCTACGCTGCAAGCAGTCTTGCAGGACAGATGAATCAAACAGCAGCAAAATTCGAGTCGCAACATCCAAATGTAAAAGTACAGATAAAGTACGGAGGCAGTTCAGATTTGATTAATCAGATCACGACCTTAAATCAGTCTGTGGATATCATGGCTTCTGCTGACTATGGTCTGATAGATAAAAATTTGATGCCAAACTACACGAGTTACAACCTTAAAAACGGCAGAAATGAGATGGTAATTGCATACACTGATAAGAGTAAGAATAGCAGTCAAATAAACGGTGAAAACTGGTATCAGATATTCTCTCAAAACAATGTTAGTGTGGGAATTGCAGATCCTAACTCCGCACCAGCAGGATACAGGGGAGTTATGATGATGCAACTGGCAAGTACTTACTACAATGATTCAACCCTTTTTGACACTGTAATAGGGCAAAATACAGCCATAACATCGGAACAAAACGGTTCAAAAACAGTTATTAACAGTCCAACCAACATCGACCCCACTTCTAAAATTGTGGTTAGGCCTGCAGTAGGAGATCTTATGCCAGTACTACAGTCTGGAGCTGTAGATTATATTTTAGTCTACAAGAGTGATGCAGATCAGCAACAAAGTTCAGGAGTAAAGTACGTAACACTCCCTCCAGAATTAGCACTCTCAAACACCACCTACGAACCGGTGTACAAAAACATAAGTATGGTACAGTTCAGTGGAACAAACAAGAGTAAAACCATTGGATTAACCCCGATTGTTTATGGAATAACAATATTGAACAATGCACCAAACAAACAACTAGCAACAGACTTCCTACAACTACTCTTAAGCCCTGAAGGAATTCAAATAACAAAATCCAACTTCATTGACCCAATTTCACCAGCAGAAGCAACTATCAACTCAACCAACATTCCAAGCCAACTACAACAATATGTAAAAATGCCTTAA
- a CDS encoding FmdE family protein produces MEDVLNKIDNPSMKEDIKKLIKFHGYLSSGALIGYQMLNIAKRELDIHDDEKIYVTCETLNCVPDPFQILRSSTIGNKGLKVLDYDKMAVTVNKGAGKDEKFVKGIRIYFNAKKTEKYPILHDWYMNYKKVRHEEVVPILLEAGEDVYSWEFVEIEVPEKKKKNVLLCEKCGESFVSWDKSTICIPCSKDENNNTANK; encoded by the coding sequence ATGGAAGACGTTCTAAACAAGATAGATAATCCATCCATGAAGGAAGATATAAAAAAATTAATCAAGTTCCATGGCTATTTGAGTTCAGGGGCTTTAATTGGGTACCAAATGCTTAACATAGCAAAAAGAGAATTGGACATCCATGATGATGAGAAAATTTATGTAACCTGCGAAACCCTAAACTGTGTCCCGGATCCCTTTCAAATACTCAGAAGTTCCACAATTGGAAATAAGGGTTTGAAGGTTCTAGATTATGATAAAATGGCAGTTACAGTAAATAAAGGTGCTGGAAAGGATGAAAAATTTGTTAAAGGAATTAGAATATACTTTAACGCTAAAAAAACTGAAAAATATCCGATACTCCATGATTGGTACATGAATTACAAGAAAGTGAGACACGAAGAAGTTGTGCCAATACTGCTTGAAGCAGGAGAAGATGTTTACTCTTGGGAATTTGTAGAAATTGAAGTTCCTGAAAAAAAGAAAAAAAATGTACTGCTTTGTGAAAAATGTGGAGAATCCTTTGTTTCATGGGATAAAAGCACCATTTGTATACCTTGTTCAAAGGATGAAAACAATAATACTGCAAATAAGTAA
- a CDS encoding right-handed parallel beta-helix repeat-containing protein, with product MKTKIATLMLFLVLATITVGTVTADPVSAAVIQIPAGANSTTIQALIDGANNNDTINFAPGTYNDIKIIINKTLNFVGNGAIINGVNESSTNIFTVTTNLDADASGSTFKEFEFNLLNSNVTVNGKLASTGYAINLDRVSNILIENVTSHNGKAAVYNGNAFNVLINNCTFTDAYGFCYGYHIMGGDNLTVTNSTISGCADGVSISSSATNVNIKDSLLLNNIYAAFWGGGVSNITFQNNTINGFYEGLGIEKSASQTYVINNTFINGWGNNSAQKASGDAIYIKNSYAHGPLSMIDDIQIIGNIFENIIGAAVGVDNQAGQGLFVGNGTGNSIVGVNNSVTNVSKGYVVLYSQGQNLNFTLDSSTPQAQPVFANLSISSASNNNTIKTGGSTTYTITVLNTGTGNATHVNVTNILNTLFFSSAQTYASIGNYANGIWNIGSLSAGNTASLVVTATALKSGTTSSQATVTSDTTTPVKAKTIQKTINKDVSVKIINSISTSNAKVGSYVFLRTNVTNSGKDTSDPMTFGMTLPSGVSTVSTNYPVQWNNKTKLWTLSVPSGKSIVLTTKVKVTTKGTKTVTFNNNGKKVTKSFKAT from the coding sequence ATGAAAACTAAAATTGCTACATTAATGCTTTTCTTAGTACTAGCTACAATTACTGTTGGTACAGTAACTGCTGATCCAGTATCTGCTGCAGTTATACAAATACCTGCAGGAGCTAATAGTACTACTATCCAAGCGTTAATAGACGGGGCAAATAATAATGATACAATCAACTTTGCACCGGGAACATATAATGACATAAAGATAATCATAAACAAGACACTAAATTTTGTTGGAAATGGTGCAATAATTAATGGTGTTAACGAATCAAGCACAAACATATTCACCGTAACCACTAATTTAGATGCTGATGCATCTGGTTCAACATTCAAAGAATTTGAATTTAACCTGTTAAACAGTAACGTTACAGTCAATGGTAAATTAGCATCCACAGGATATGCAATTAACCTTGATAGGGTGTCAAATATTCTTATAGAAAACGTAACATCCCACAACGGTAAAGCAGCTGTTTACAACGGTAATGCATTCAACGTTCTTATTAATAATTGTACCTTCACCGATGCCTATGGTTTCTGCTATGGTTACCATATAATGGGTGGGGACAACCTCACAGTAACTAACTCCACAATAAGTGGATGTGCTGATGGAGTTTCCATATCTTCTAGTGCAACCAACGTCAACATTAAAGACAGTTTATTATTAAACAACATCTACGCTGCATTCTGGGGTGGTGGCGTATCAAACATAACCTTCCAAAACAACACCATAAATGGTTTCTATGAGGGTCTTGGTATTGAAAAATCTGCATCTCAAACCTATGTTATAAACAACACATTCATCAATGGATGGGGAAACAACTCTGCACAGAAAGCATCCGGGGATGCTATTTACATCAAAAACTCGTATGCTCATGGACCATTAAGTATGATTGATGATATTCAGATCATTGGAAACATCTTCGAAAACATCATTGGAGCAGCAGTAGGTGTGGACAACCAGGCAGGACAGGGACTTTTCGTTGGAAATGGCACTGGTAATTCCATAGTTGGAGTGAACAACTCAGTAACAAATGTGTCAAAGGGATACGTTGTACTATACTCACAAGGTCAGAACCTAAACTTCACATTAGATTCCTCCACTCCACAAGCACAACCAGTATTTGCAAACCTTTCAATATCAAGCGCAAGTAACAACAACACAATTAAAACAGGTGGCAGCACTACTTACACCATAACTGTTCTAAATACCGGTACAGGAAATGCAACCCATGTGAACGTGACCAACATTTTAAACACTCTTTTCTTCTCTAGTGCCCAAACATATGCATCCATAGGAAATTATGCTAACGGTATTTGGAATATAGGCAGTTTAAGTGCAGGAAACACGGCTTCTTTAGTTGTTACAGCCACAGCATTAAAATCAGGAACTACCAGTTCACAAGCTACAGTAACATCAGACACCACAACGCCAGTCAAAGCTAAAACTATCCAGAAAACCATCAACAAAGATGTTTCAGTTAAAATAATTAACTCCATCAGCACATCAAATGCTAAGGTTGGCAGTTACGTGTTCCTAAGAACCAACGTCACTAACTCTGGTAAAGACACATCTGATCCAATGACATTCGGAATGACTTTACCATCTGGTGTAAGTACAGTAAGCACAAACTACCCTGTACAGTGGAACAACAAAACCAAACTTTGGACTTTATCTGTACCATCCGGAAAATCCATTGTACTTACAACCAAAGTAAAGGTAACAACAAAAGGAACAAAAACAGTAACATTCAACAACAACGGAAAGAAGGTTACAAAATCATTCAAAGCTACCTAA
- a CDS encoding class I SAM-dependent methyltransferase produces MSNKTGLMPFNGHRIQGRSSESFIDAREVISRLKLKGDEVFLDAGCGDGHTAFEAYDMMNQDAVIYAVDIYEPSIQDLEEEIEAKKITRIVPVLGNIAGDIPIPDNTLDMTLMINVFHGFVAQENLHEAVEELKRITKPCGKIAIMDYKKKETKYGPPFFVRQSPEELEDLFKGHDLKLTEVDNQIGETLEDGSKSHYLVIFEK; encoded by the coding sequence ATGTCAAACAAAACAGGATTAATGCCATTTAATGGTCACAGGATCCAAGGCAGATCAAGTGAATCATTCATAGATGCCCGGGAAGTTATTTCACGATTAAAACTCAAGGGTGATGAAGTATTTTTAGATGCAGGATGTGGTGATGGACACACTGCATTTGAAGCCTATGATATGATGAACCAAGATGCAGTTATCTACGCTGTAGATATCTACGAACCATCAATACAAGATCTAGAAGAAGAGATCGAAGCAAAGAAAATTACCAGGATTGTACCAGTGTTAGGTAACATCGCAGGAGATATTCCCATACCAGACAATACATTGGATATGACATTGATGATCAATGTTTTCCATGGATTCGTTGCACAGGAAAATCTTCACGAAGCAGTTGAAGAACTGAAACGTATTACCAAACCCTGTGGAAAGATTGCTATAATGGACTACAAAAAGAAGGAAACCAAATATGGACCTCCATTTTTTGTTAGACAGTCCCCTGAAGAGTTGGAAGATCTGTTCAAAGGACATGACTTAAAACTAACAGAAGTTGACAACCAAATTGGAGAAACCCTCGAAGATGGTAGTAAATCACACTACCTTGTGATATTTGAAAAATAA
- a CDS encoding ribbon-helix-helix domain-containing protein produces the protein MDKQITMKIPEEMYSDLKKLANQKDDIPMANLIRRAIDDYLRKNRLKGNL, from the coding sequence ATGGACAAACAGATAACCATGAAAATACCCGAGGAAATGTACTCTGACCTCAAAAAATTAGCAAACCAAAAGGATGATATTCCTATGGCAAATCTGATAAGAAGAGCAATAGATGATTACTTGAGGAAAAATAGGTTGAAGGGAAATTTATGA